In Ignavibacteria bacterium, the sequence ATTGAATGTCCCAGCTGCAGCACTTTTCTCAACACTCGGAAGAACAGCAGCTAGGGGACTTGAAACGCGTTTGGTGGCAGTATGGGCGAAAGAATTCTATCAACAGCTGCTTTCGAATATCAAGAATGGAGATACCAGGACATTCAACAATGAAAAATGGGAGCCAGAAACTTGGCCAAGTGAAGCGAAGGGCGTTGGTTTAAGTGAAGCCCCACGTGGTGCACTTGCTCATTGGATAGTGATCAAAGATAAAAAAATTGACAACTATCAGTTAGTTGTTCCATCAACCTGGAACGCATCTCCGCGCGATGCTGCTGGACAGATGTCCTCATATGAAGCTGCGTTGATAGGAACTCCTGTAAAAAATCCTGAACAACCGCTCGAGATACTTCGTACGATTCACTCATTTGATCCATGCATTGCATGTGCTGTTCATTTGTACGACGAAAAGGGAACTTATGTACATCAGCTTCAGACATTTTAGGAGGAAAAGATGAAAGAAAGTATTACTCGAGAATATGTCTGGCAGATTCCAGTTAGATTTTATCACTGGCTGAATGCTTTTTGTATTGTTGCACTTGCCGTTACTGGATATATGATTGGAAGTCCGCCGGCTGTACAAAGCAGTACAGAAGCCTCATTTGGCTATTGGTTCGGAACAATTCGATTTGTTCATTTTGTTGCAGCATTTCTCTTTTTCTTCAATTTTCTTTTCAGAATATATTGGGGATTTGTGGGAAATAAATATTCTGACTGGCACAATTTTATTCCTACAAAGAAGGAACAATTTAACGAGATGGTAGATGTTCTTAAAGTGGACATTCTCCAAACAAAAGGTAAACCTCTTGAATCAATAGGACATAACTCACTTGCTGGTGTGACCTATTTTATAACGTTCCTAGTTTTTCTTTTCCAATCAGCAACTGGTTTTGGAATGTATGCTGCAATGAGCGATTCATGGCTGCCGCAATTATTTACGTGGATTGTTCCTCTTATGGGAGGAGATTTTGCCGTGCGCCAATGGCATCATGTTATGATGTGGTTCTTCATCATCTTCTCAATGATTCATGTTTATCTTGTTTTCTATCATGACTACGTCGAAAGACGGGGAGTCACCTCATCAATGGTGGGGGGATGGAAATTTATAGATAAGCATGAATAAAACCTCCGCGAAACAATGGTAGATGACTAAGGCGGGATTTTTTCCCGCCTTTATTTTATCTTGAACTCAAAATTATGAATACCAATAAAATTTTAATTCTCGGTGTGGGAAATGTATTAATGGGAGATGAAGGAGTCGGAATTAGTTCAATTAATGAACTATCAAAAATTGAACTGCCTGAAAATGTTGAAGTACTCGATGGTGGGACTGGCGGATTTCACTTGCTTTCATATTTTGAAAACTATTCAAAAATTATTTTAATCGATGCCGCTTTAGATGGTAAACCTGCAGGTGAAGTTGCTATCATCGAACCAAAATTTTCCAAAGATTTTCCCAAGTCACTGAGTGCACATGATATTGGTTTGAAAGATCTTCTCGAATCTGCACAGTTGCTCAATTCCTTTCCAAAAATTTACTTGATTACAATTTCGGTAGCTCAGTTCCAAAATATGGGGATGGAATTATCGAAGGAAGTGGCGGATTCCATCCCGAAAGTAATTCATGAGGTAAAGGTAATAATTAAGAAAATATCTGAATCCGATCATTGATTTTAACCGTCGAAGCATTTTCTTAAAATTCATTCCTTGAATTTCCTGTGAAAAATTTATTATCTTAACTTGTACTAACGTAACACAAGATTAAAATTAAATGAATTATATACACTTATCCCCGCATTTCCCGCCGAATTATAGTCTTTTCAGTGTTCGCTTGAGAGAACACGGAGTTAATGTACTCGGGCTCGGCGATGAATCTTTTGAAAATCTAGATACTCAATTAAGATCATCTCTGACTGATTATTACAAGGTGGATGATTTACACAATTATGATCAACTCATGAGAGGGGTTGGATATTTTATTAACAAATATGGGAAGATCGACGGAATCGATTCTCATATTGAGTATTGGCTTGAGACAGAAGCTGAACTTAGAGATGATTTTAATATAGATGGGATTCGGTCAGACGAGTTCAATTATTTGAGCAGAAAGTCTTCAATGAAAAAAATTTTCTTGGATTGTGGACTTCCGGTTGCTCAGGGTAAAGTCATCCACTCTCAAAAGGAAGCCGAGGAATTTATTAGTGAAGTCGGTTATCCTGTCGTTGTAAAACCAGACAAAGGTGTAGGTGCAATCGATACATTCAAATTAGAAACAAGGTTCGATTTAGAAAATTTTTTCAAGTTCAAGCCGCCTGGAGATTTCATTTTTGAGGAATTCATTGAAGGCAAAATTGTTTCCTTTGATGGGATAGTCGATTCCGACAGCCGCCCAATATTTTTCACTTCGCATCAATATTCGAGCGGTGTTATGGAAATTGTAAATGATGATACTAACGTTTACTATTTTTCTTTTCGAGAAATACCCGAAGATTTGATTAATGCCGGAAAAAAGATTTTAAAGTACATCAAACTGCGGAAACGGTTTTTCCATCTGGAATTTTTTCGAACGAAAGAAGAGAAATTAATTCCACTGGAAATAAATCTCCGTCCACCGGGAGGATTAACTACGGACATGTTTAATTATGCATGCGATGTTGACATCTACAAGGAGTGGGCTACTGTAATCACTCAAAATTCGCTCACTTACTCATTTAGCAGGAAATATCACGTTACATTTATCGGGAGGAAATACAATAGAATATTCATGCACTCGCATGATCAAATTCTTCATAGGTTCAGTAATAAAATAGTTTATCATGGTGAGATGCCCGTAGCATTCAGCCGTGCAATGGGAAATTATGCATACATCGTAAGGTCGCCAGAACTTGAAGAAGTGCTTGATATGACTAGATTTATTCTCGAATAATTGAATTTCTGGAAAGATTCTATCTTCAGGAAATGATATAAATATTCTGAAAGATAGAATCTTTTTAAGATTCACTCCTATACCCTCAATCGATTAATCTTGTAGAAATTTTCTGAAATTTTTCCGAATTTTGTATAGAAAAATTTTAATAACCAACCTTAATTAGGAAATAATGGCAGTAATAAAACCTTTCAGAGCATTAAGACCAACAAAAGAGAAAGCACATCTTGTTGCAAGTGTTCCGTACGATGTTGTGAGCAGAGATGAAGCAATGGAATTAGCTAGTGGAAATGAGTTTTCTTTACTTAGAATAACACGAGCTGAAATAGATTTTGATCCGTCAACTAATCAGTATTCAAAAGAAATTTATCAAAAGGCGAAAGCTAATTTGGATGAAATCAGGAAAAAAGCTCCTTTGATTAAAGATGATTCTCAAAAATTCTATCTTTATAGATTAGTAATGGGAGAGCAAAAACAGATCGGTATTGCAGCTACTTTCTCAGTTGACGATTACGACAATGACGTAATATTAAAACATGAAAAAACCCGCCGCGAAAAAGAGGATGACCGAACAAATCATATTTTAACTACTGAAGCACAAACAGGTCCAGTATTCTTGACATATAAAGACCGTGTTAAAATTGACGATGCGGTATCGAAAATAATTTTAACTGAACCAGAATATGATTTTACGGCTGTCGATGATGTTCAGCACACAATTTGGATTGTACCTGAAGGTTATAATGAATTGATAATTAGTGAAATAAAATCAACCGATAAAATTTACATTGCTGACGGTCATCATCGTGCTGCGAGTGCAAGCCGGGCTCGTACTTGGAGAAAAGAAAATAATCCCAATCATAATGGAACAGAAGATTACAACTTTTTTATCGGAGTGTTATTCCCAGCAGAACAGCTGAAAATCCTACCTTACAATAGGATTGTGTTTGACTTAAACGGACTAAGTGAATCCGATTTTCTTAATAAGGTAGAAGAAAATTTCGTTTTGAGTGAAACATCATCTCCTTCACCAGATGATGCTGGAAATATTGGAATGTATCTCAACAAAAAATGGTACAATCTTCAACCAAATGAGAACGTGAAGCGAACATCAAATGTCGGAGATAATCTCGATGTCAGCATTCTTCAAAATTATCTTCTTGAACCGATTTTGGGAATTGACGATCCAAGAACGAATAAACGAGTGGATTTTATCGGAGGAATTCGAGGAACAACAGAATTAGAAAAATTAGTTGATTCAGGAAAAGCTGCTGCAGCATTTTCTATGTTTCCGGTTTCGGTAAAAGATTTAATGAGAATTTCGGACGCAGGAGAGATAATGCCTCCTAAATCAACATGGTTTGAGCCAAAACTAAGAGATGGACTTTTAATACATTTAATTTAATCAAAAAAGTAATTGAGGTTAATATGACAAAAAGAGTATATAATTTGAATCCAGGCCCAGCGATTCTGCCAGAACCAGTATTGGAAGAAATGAAAGAAAATCTTGTTTCACTTCCAGGTGTCGGAATGTCTGTACTTGAAATCAGCCACAGATCATCCACATTTGAAAACATGCTGAACGGTGCTATTGAAGACATGCGGAAACTCGCAAACATTCCTGCGAACTATCACATCCTTTTCGTTGGTGGTGGCGCAAGTACGCAATTTTCAATGATACCGATGAACTTTATGCCGCTGAAAAACAAAGCCGACTATATCGTTACTGGTGCGTGGTCAAAAAAAGCCGTGAAAGAAGCTAAGCGCATTGGAACGGTGAATATTTCAGCAACAACAGAATCAGAAAACTTCAAACGAATTCCGAAACAGGAAGAAATGAAATTCGATCCAGAAGCTTCGTATGTTCATTTCACATCGAACAATACAATATTCGGCACTCAGTTTTTCACTGAACCAATAGTCGGAGATGTACCATTGATCTGTGATGCAAGTTCGGATATATTTTCTCGAGCAGTTGATTTTTCAAAGTATGCAGCGGTTTATGCAGGGGCTCAAAAAAACTTAGGCCCTGCGGGAGTAACGTTGGTAATTATTCGAGATGATATGATGGCTCGTTGCTCAGATTCACTTCACACCATGTTGAATTATAAAACTCATGTTGAGAATAACTCACTTTATAATACCCCACCGGTATTTGGCATTTATGTAATAAGTTTAGTATTGAAATGGCTTCTTAAAAATGGTGGAATCGATGCGATGGCAAAACTGAATGATGAGAAAGCAAAATTATTGTATGATTGTATTGACAATTCAAGCGGATATTTTACAGGACATGCTGAAAAAGAGAGCCGCTCTAAAATGAATATTCCATTCAGACTTCCATCAGAAGAGCTTGAGAAAAAATTTGTGAAAGAATCTGCAGATTCAGGTTTTGCTGGATTAAAAGGACACAGATCTGTTGGCGGATTGCGTGCTTCGATTTATAATGCATTTCCACTGCAGGGAGTAAAAGACTTAGTAGATTTCATGAAAGAATTCCAGAAAAAGAATTCTTAACATAGACATAGGAATATTTGAGCTATCCTGATTTTTGAATTGGGATAGCTTTTTTATTTCGGAAAACATCAGAAGAAAAGTTAGCAAAGGTGGGGATGGTTCTTCCAAATTTATTTTTAGAGAAATCATGATGGAGAACTAATTAGACTGAATTCAATTTATTTTATTCCGATAATAAGTTAAAAAGCTAAAATGAAAAACCTTTAGAATGTATTTGTTTCTATGAAAATTACCTGGTTTAGTCTTGTAATATTTTTCACTGCAAACACTATTTGTGTTTCCCAGTATTTTTGGAGTAATCCGTCGATTCAAAATAATAATCTTTTTGACGTACACATTTACAACTCCAACACTATATTTGCATGCGGTGAACTTGGAACTTTGTTAAAATCAACCAATAACGGTTCCGCGTGGCAAATTACTCACCGGCTTCAGAACATTTATACGGATTTTAAGTCAATTACTTTTACAGATCAATATAACGGATGGATTGTTGGTGATAACGGTGAAATTGTTCGGACATTTGACGGGGGATATAATTGGTCTTGTCAGTCCTCTCCCACTAACAAAAATTTAAGAAAAGTCTTTGCTCTCCGCTGGGATAGAGCTTGGGCGGTGGGTGAATCAGGTTCAATACTTTATGCATCGAATGGTTACAGTTTCTCTTCGCAGACTTCAAATACAATTAGAGATTTAAACTCAATATTTTTCATTGATGATCAAAAAGGATTTGCCGTTGGTGACAGCGGCGTAATGCTTCGCACGTTCAATGCTGGCAGTAATTGGTCGGCATTTCCACTTTCACAAGTAAAGAAAAATATTTACGATATATTCTTCCCATCGGCGTTGCGTGGATATGCTGTTGGAGATTCAGGATTGATTTTAAAAACTACAAACGGCGGTTTGAGCTGGGATATTATTGCAAATACAATCTCGGTATCAAATTTTCGTGCCGTTTATTTCAAAGACGAGAATAGAGGTTGGATTGTTGGAAATGAATCGCGGCTCTTTTTCACAACGGATGGAGGAAATACCTGGACTTTTCAAAACAGTCCGACATGGAGAACTTTATTTGGTGTCCATTTCATCTCTAACCAGGAAGGTTTTGCAGTGGGAGATTGGGGAACAATTTTGAAGACAACCAATTCCGGAACTTCATGGACACAATTGAATCAGGGCAATGATGAATATTTGAACAAAAGCTGGTTCATAAATGAAAATGTCGGATGGATTGCCGGCGATAGAGGAGTATTGTTAAAAACAACGAATGGAGGATTCAGCTGGACAAAAGTTCCGACATGGAACAGATGGAATCAACCTATGACTGCTGACATAAATGCAATCCAATTTCTTGATGCGAACAATGGTTTTGCTGTCGGCGATTCAGGATATTTTTCATACACAACAAACGGTGGAAATGAATGGTACTTTTATCACTATGATGCATTGAATAAAATGGATGATTTGTTTAGTCTGCATTTCTTTGATTCGTACAATGGCTGGGTGGTTGGAGGATATTGGAGCCAGCCTGTATTTCTGAAAACTACGGATCGCGGACAAAGCTGGCACATTTGGCGTCCGTCGGATGCCTATAATGCAGCAGTACCATTGCATGTGAATATGCTGAATTATTCCAGAGGTTGGGCTTCGGGAAGAACTGGCGTGTTAAGATATACAGTAAATGGAGGATACGATTGGCAGTACTATGACCCGAATATTCTCGGTTTCGGAGATTGGCTGAATTGGATTCACTTCATCGATTATAACACTGGATGGACTTGCGGTAAGTCTGGAAAGATTTTTAAAACTACCAATGCTGGTATAACATGGTTTGAACAATATTCCGGAACTGACAAAGAGCTTCTTTCTATTGTTTTTGCTGACGAAAATTTTGGTATGCTCTGTGGAGCAGAAGGTACGATTCTAAGAACAACTGATGGCGGAAATTCCTGGGCAAGTCTTCCAAAGATGACTAACGGAAGATTAGAATCTATATTCAAAGCAAGCTCCCTGATTTGGTATGTTACTGGCGATAGAGGATTAATATTCAAAACTACTAATGCAGGAACCACATTCGTTGAATTGGATGATCCCATACCTCAGGTTCTTGAACTTAAACAAAATTACCCAAATCCATTTAATAGCACTACGACTATTGAATTTGTATTGAATAAAACAACAGACATTGAATTGGGCTTATTCAACGCAATCGGAAGGAAGGTGATTACAATATCACAGGGGAGACTTTCATCAGGAACTCATGTTGTAAGCTTTGATACGAAACATCAGAATCTAAATCTCTCATCTGGAGTTTACTTTATTAGACTTAATGCTGGGAACATTCAAAAAACGATCAAGACCATTTACTTAAAGTAAGAATACTTCACGTTTAAACTTCACGAATTAACTTATTGAATTTTTAACTATCTTTGCTCGCACTAATTTATTTATTGAGGTTTAAATTGAAAATTGGAATTAACTTTTTTGTACTTTTTATTATTATTTTTTCATCTTTAAATGTCTCCGCTCAGTGGAACCAGGAATTCCAAATTAATAATTTTGATTCAAGTAGAGTAGCAGGCTGGGTACCATTTAAAAAGCTTGGGGATAAATGGGAATATCGATTTTATACTTTAGACACAACGAAATTCGAAGTTTACAGCTCGCACTACGGCGGGACGGTTCAATATTCCTACAGTTTTACTGCTGAAGAGAAAGCAGCAGGAAATCTTCTTTATTCTGTTGGAGTAGATTTAACCGGAGATAACTTAGTTGAATTTTATGTTCTTGGATATATTGGAACAACATCGATTCGTCAGACAGTTAAAATTATTAATATAACTTCCAAGGTAACTCTCTTTGCTCTGAACGAACCGAATTTTTCTTTTACTGCTCCAACAATTTATGACATAGATAATGATGGTATCTTGGAAGCTGTTTTTGCGAGATTTGCCTACCCTTATACTGGCGCTTATGGTTATGTGATTTATAACACAGGAATTTCCACATCTGTTGCTGGAGACATCGAACCAATAAAATTCGATTTGAAACAGAATTATCCGAATCCATTTAATCCGAAGACAAATATTGAATTCACGCTCGACAGATCAGCAATGACACGACTCGAAATTCTTGATTCGAATGGTCAGAGGATAGATGTTCTGTTGAATTCAAACTTACCCGCTGGAAAGCACAACATTATTTGGAAGGGTGAAAATCCCAGTGGCAGAAGATTAGCAAGCGGAGTTTATTTCTATCGCCTTACAGTGGATGGCTTCGAACAAAATAAAAAGATGCTTCTTCTGAAATAAGCTTTAATTTTACTGAAAATATATTTTCAACATGCCTAATCCTTGGCTGAATATTCCATTTGATGACTACGAAGCTCACATGTCTTCTCCGGAGATTGAACAGCTTCAAACATTGAATAAGATATTTAAAGATACGTGCGACAAATACAAACCGGAATCGATTGCGATTTTGGGCTGCTGTACGGGAAACGGTTTTGAACACATCGATACGACTATCACGAAAAGAGTAATCGGGATAGATATTAATCCAAAATATCTTTCGATTGTAAAAGAGAGATATGCGGAATTGATCCCAAATCTCGAACTAATTGAATTGGATATCTCAAAAAGTGAATTACCTTTCCAAAGGATTGATTTAGTTTTTGGCTCATTAATTTTTGAGTACGTTAATGTTGAGAAAGCTTTGGGCAGCATAAAAAAGGTTTTAAATCCGAATGGAAAACTCGTGGTTTGTCTTCAAATGGAAAGTGAATCTTGTGGTGTTGCTACCCCTTCTCCTTACAAAAGTTTGGAAAAATTATCTGATGTTTTGAAGTTAATCAACCCCGCTGAGTTTATGGAAATAACTCGCAAGCATGGACTTCGAGAAATTGAAAATTATGAATTACCGATCAAGCAAGGTAAAAAGTTTTTTATCTCAACCAGTGTTTTCTAACTATTCCAATTAACTAATAACTTCATACCAAAAACTAAAAACCACTAACCAAATTCCCTCCATCCTTTTCCCTCCAATAAGGCAGCCACGCGAGAGAAAGAGATTTCACCGAAATATCAGATCTCTTCGGGCGGATCTTAATTTCTTCAAGCTCAAATTTATCGGTATCATATTTTTCAGATATAAGTGAAATTTCCGATTCGAGTTCCGAATTCAAATCGGAAATTTGCTGATTCAGTGTTTTGATGTTTTCTTCCGCATTAGCTACATCTTGCTTCTCTTTCATTGTACGTGATGTTTTTGAGATCGTGGTGCCCGCACGTCCGATTGTACCTCTTGTACTTTTTCGTCCGAACAGCGCTCCGAGTACAGTTGCACCGAGTGAAATCGCCGCATCAAGTTTTTGCTGCTGATATTGTGCAGATTGAACTCCAAGCTGCTGCTCAGCTTTTCGAATTTTCTCGTTAAGCGAATTGATTTTCGATTCGTACTTCTTTTTCAAATTTTCGATTTCTTCATCACGAAGCTCATGAAGCGAATGGGTTAGTCGAATTCTAAAATCCCTCTCTGATTCCATCGGTTCTGAATTGGTTTTCGTCAGTTTTTCGGAAAAAAGATTGATCGATGAGTTTCTGTATAAATAATTTTCCAATTCCTTTCCTAGAGTTTCGAAATTCTTCGGGATAGTTATTCCTTCCGGAAGATTTGCAAATTCTGCTTCATCCAACTCTTTCATTTTTGTGAAATCTTCTTCATGTATTTCAAAAGATTCCTGATCATCCCAATTTATCATTTCTGCAGTTTCGATAAGATTGAAGAAATGAGTTTCATCGAGCGTTTGATCAATTTTGTGCTTTGCAGAAGAAAAGTGAACTTTACTTTTACCCAACAGATAAGGTTTATAATGAAGACTAGAATTTTCAGTTGGCTTGCTGCTTCTCAATGGGATGAAGACTTGATCAATTTCATTAGGTATTAAAGGCTGGGAAGAAACAGATCCTGCCTTAGTTGCCTCAACTGGTTTCTTTGGAACTGAATAGCTTTCTTTCAGTTTGTTTTTCATCAGTTTAGAAATTTGAACTCGGGTTAACGGCCCACTTAAAAAAGACATAACCCAACGAGTGTGGAAGATCACAGACGAATCTTCATGAACATTATTCATTAAAAATACCCTGCTTTCTAAATTCGAGATCAATTCATCAAGTTCTTTCACATTAACGGCTGCACCGCCGCTTTTAGAAATTGTCTGCAGACCATCCATGATTCGATTTTTATCCTGTTCGGTTTGCAATCGTCCAATGAACCAAGTTCCAATATTTGAAAGTCCCTTGTAATCAAGATCAACTGGATTTTGAGTTGCAAGCACGACTCCAACTCCAAATGCACGTGCCTGTTTTAGCAAAGTCATCATTGGAGTTTTTGATGGAGGATTCGAAGTCGGTGGAAAGTAACCAAATATTTCATCCATGTATAAAATTGCACGAAGACTTGTTGTGCCGGATTGTGTACGCATCCAATTTATTGTTGAATTCAAAAGCAGAGTTACGAAAAACATTCTTTCTCTATCGCTCAAATGTGCGATGGATAAAATTGAATGCTTCGGTTTTCCCTCTGAAGTATAAAGCAGATTTTGAATATCGAGCGGTTCGCCTTGCATCCATGCTGTGAAGCCCGGTGAAGCAAGCAGATTGTTAAGCTTCATTGCTAGTTCGAATCTTTCTTTTGAGGGATAAAACGATTCAATTTCGAGTACACCGACTTTTTTCATC encodes:
- the cybH gene encoding Ni/Fe-hydrogenase, b-type cytochrome subunit, with the protein product MKESITREYVWQIPVRFYHWLNAFCIVALAVTGYMIGSPPAVQSSTEASFGYWFGTIRFVHFVAAFLFFFNFLFRIYWGFVGNKYSDWHNFIPTKKEQFNEMVDVLKVDILQTKGKPLESIGHNSLAGVTYFITFLVFLFQSATGFGMYAAMSDSWLPQLFTWIVPLMGGDFAVRQWHHVMMWFFIIFSMIHVYLVFYHDYVERRGVTSSMVGGWKFIDKHE
- a CDS encoding hydrogenase maturation protease, whose product is MNTNKILILGVGNVLMGDEGVGISSINELSKIELPENVEVLDGGTGGFHLLSYFENYSKIILIDAALDGKPAGEVAIIEPKFSKDFPKSLSAHDIGLKDLLESAQLLNSFPKIYLITISVAQFQNMGMELSKEVADSIPKVIHEVKVIIKKISESDH
- a CDS encoding ATP-grasp domain-containing protein, with amino-acid sequence MNYIHLSPHFPPNYSLFSVRLREHGVNVLGLGDESFENLDTQLRSSLTDYYKVDDLHNYDQLMRGVGYFINKYGKIDGIDSHIEYWLETEAELRDDFNIDGIRSDEFNYLSRKSSMKKIFLDCGLPVAQGKVIHSQKEAEEFISEVGYPVVVKPDKGVGAIDTFKLETRFDLENFFKFKPPGDFIFEEFIEGKIVSFDGIVDSDSRPIFFTSHQYSSGVMEIVNDDTNVYYFSFREIPEDLINAGKKILKYIKLRKRFFHLEFFRTKEEKLIPLEINLRPPGGLTTDMFNYACDVDIYKEWATVITQNSLTYSFSRKYHVTFIGRKYNRIFMHSHDQILHRFSNKIVYHGEMPVAFSRAMGNYAYIVRSPELEEVLDMTRFILE
- a CDS encoding DUF1015 domain-containing protein, translated to MAVIKPFRALRPTKEKAHLVASVPYDVVSRDEAMELASGNEFSLLRITRAEIDFDPSTNQYSKEIYQKAKANLDEIRKKAPLIKDDSQKFYLYRLVMGEQKQIGIAATFSVDDYDNDVILKHEKTRREKEDDRTNHILTTEAQTGPVFLTYKDRVKIDDAVSKIILTEPEYDFTAVDDVQHTIWIVPEGYNELIISEIKSTDKIYIADGHHRAASASRARTWRKENNPNHNGTEDYNFFIGVLFPAEQLKILPYNRIVFDLNGLSESDFLNKVEENFVLSETSSPSPDDAGNIGMYLNKKWYNLQPNENVKRTSNVGDNLDVSILQNYLLEPILGIDDPRTNKRVDFIGGIRGTTELEKLVDSGKAAAAFSMFPVSVKDLMRISDAGEIMPPKSTWFEPKLRDGLLIHLI
- the serC gene encoding 3-phosphoserine/phosphohydroxythreonine transaminase, whose translation is MTKRVYNLNPGPAILPEPVLEEMKENLVSLPGVGMSVLEISHRSSTFENMLNGAIEDMRKLANIPANYHILFVGGGASTQFSMIPMNFMPLKNKADYIVTGAWSKKAVKEAKRIGTVNISATTESENFKRIPKQEEMKFDPEASYVHFTSNNTIFGTQFFTEPIVGDVPLICDASSDIFSRAVDFSKYAAVYAGAQKNLGPAGVTLVIIRDDMMARCSDSLHTMLNYKTHVENNSLYNTPPVFGIYVISLVLKWLLKNGGIDAMAKLNDEKAKLLYDCIDNSSGYFTGHAEKESRSKMNIPFRLPSEELEKKFVKESADSGFAGLKGHRSVGGLRASIYNAFPLQGVKDLVDFMKEFQKKNS
- a CDS encoding T9SS type A sorting domain-containing protein, which produces MKITWFSLVIFFTANTICVSQYFWSNPSIQNNNLFDVHIYNSNTIFACGELGTLLKSTNNGSAWQITHRLQNIYTDFKSITFTDQYNGWIVGDNGEIVRTFDGGYNWSCQSSPTNKNLRKVFALRWDRAWAVGESGSILYASNGYSFSSQTSNTIRDLNSIFFIDDQKGFAVGDSGVMLRTFNAGSNWSAFPLSQVKKNIYDIFFPSALRGYAVGDSGLILKTTNGGLSWDIIANTISVSNFRAVYFKDENRGWIVGNESRLFFTTDGGNTWTFQNSPTWRTLFGVHFISNQEGFAVGDWGTILKTTNSGTSWTQLNQGNDEYLNKSWFINENVGWIAGDRGVLLKTTNGGFSWTKVPTWNRWNQPMTADINAIQFLDANNGFAVGDSGYFSYTTNGGNEWYFYHYDALNKMDDLFSLHFFDSYNGWVVGGYWSQPVFLKTTDRGQSWHIWRPSDAYNAAVPLHVNMLNYSRGWASGRTGVLRYTVNGGYDWQYYDPNILGFGDWLNWIHFIDYNTGWTCGKSGKIFKTTNAGITWFEQYSGTDKELLSIVFADENFGMLCGAEGTILRTTDGGNSWASLPKMTNGRLESIFKASSLIWYVTGDRGLIFKTTNAGTTFVELDDPIPQVLELKQNYPNPFNSTTTIEFVLNKTTDIELGLFNAIGRKVITISQGRLSSGTHVVSFDTKHQNLNLSSGVYFIRLNAGNIQKTIKTIYLK
- a CDS encoding T9SS type A sorting domain-containing protein, encoding MLALIYLLRFKLKIGINFFVLFIIIFSSLNVSAQWNQEFQINNFDSSRVAGWVPFKKLGDKWEYRFYTLDTTKFEVYSSHYGGTVQYSYSFTAEEKAAGNLLYSVGVDLTGDNLVEFYVLGYIGTTSIRQTVKIINITSKVTLFALNEPNFSFTAPTIYDIDNDGILEAVFARFAYPYTGAYGYVIYNTGISTSVAGDIEPIKFDLKQNYPNPFNPKTNIEFTLDRSAMTRLEILDSNGQRIDVLLNSNLPAGKHNIIWKGENPSGRRLASGVYFYRLTVDGFEQNKKMLLLK
- a CDS encoding class I SAM-dependent methyltransferase → MPNPWLNIPFDDYEAHMSSPEIEQLQTLNKIFKDTCDKYKPESIAILGCCTGNGFEHIDTTITKRVIGIDINPKYLSIVKERYAELIPNLELIELDISKSELPFQRIDLVFGSLIFEYVNVEKALGSIKKVLNPNGKLVVCLQMESESCGVATPSPYKSLEKLSDVLKLINPAEFMEITRKHGLREIENYELPIKQGKKFFISTSVF
- a CDS encoding ATP-binding protein, producing MIDYEKLGVFYLGKEYDQKKKKLTDNFILYDSKDLTTHAMCVGMTGSGKTGLCIGLLEEAAIDKIPALIIDPKGDLSNLMLTFPELRANDFKDWISEEEASRKGISLDELASKKANDWKEGLAKWNQEPSRIKKLMDSVVTEIYTSASDAGKQISVLSSLNAPSEKILNDEYSLRESILGVSSALLNLIGVDADPIKSKETILISNIIEHYWKRKTNLSLAELINAISNPPMKKVGVLEIESFYPSKERFELAMKLNNLLASPGFTAWMQGEPLDIQNLLYTSEGKPKHSILSIAHLSDRERMFFVTLLLNSTINWMRTQSGTTSLRAILYMDEIFGYFPPTSNPPSKTPMMTLLKQARAFGVGVVLATQNPVDLDYKGLSNIGTWFIGRLQTEQDKNRIMDGLQTISKSGGAAVNVKELDELISNLESRVFLMNNVHEDSSVIFHTRWVMSFLSGPLTRVQISKLMKNKLKESYSVPKKPVEATKAGSVSSQPLIPNEIDQVFIPLRSSKPTENSSLHYKPYLLGKSKVHFSSAKHKIDQTLDETHFFNLIETAEMINWDDQESFEIHEEDFTKMKELDEAEFANLPEGITIPKNFETLGKELENYLYRNSSINLFSEKLTKTNSEPMESERDFRIRLTHSLHELRDEEIENLKKKYESKINSLNEKIRKAEQQLGVQSAQYQQQKLDAAISLGATVLGALFGRKSTRGTIGRAGTTISKTSRTMKEKQDVANAEENIKTLNQQISDLNSELESEISLISEKYDTDKFELEEIKIRPKRSDISVKSLSLAWLPYWREKDGGNLVSGF